One window from the genome of Pyxicephalus adspersus chromosome 6, UCB_Pads_2.0, whole genome shotgun sequence encodes:
- the DNAJB5 gene encoding dnaJ homolog subfamily B member 5 isoform X1, with translation MFKCEPRQKAGSDFFIKSIGDGAQEKRRTTFFKVGITLGILSAHFGGARILDQKPQTVDMGKDYYKILGIPSGANEDEIKKAYRKMALKYHPDKNKDANAEDKFKEIAEAYDVLSDPKKRAVYDQYGEEGLKTGGGSSGNTGNTFHYTFHGDPHATFASFFGGSNPFDIFFGSNRTRMANGFDHEDMDIDDDEDDPFGGFSRFGFNGVNGFHRRHQDQIHTRRKVQDPPVIHELKVSLEEIYHGCTKRMKITRRRLNPDGRTVRTEDKILNVVIKKGWKEGTKITFPKEGDATSENIPADIVFLLKDKPHAHFKRDGSNIVYTAKITLKEALCGCTVNIPTIDGRVIPLPCNDVIKPGTVKRLRGEGLPFPKVPNQRGDLIVEFQVRFPDRIPQPTRELLKQHLPCS, from the exons ATGTTTAAGTGTGAACCCAGGCAAAAAGCCGGCAGCGATTTCTTTATCAAGTCTATTGGGGACGGAGCTCAGGAGAAGCGAAGGACAACATTTTTCAAAGTGGGCATTACTTTAGGAATTTTGTCTGCCCATTTTGggg GGGCGAGGATTCTTGATCAGAAGCCTCAGACAGTGGACATGGGGAAAGACTATTACAAGATTTTGGGCATCCCTTCCGGAGCCAACGAGGATGAGATCAAGAAGGCCTATCGCAAAATGGCACTGAAATACCACCCTGACAAGAACAAGGACGCCAACGCCGAGGACAAGTTTAAGGAGATCGCAGAGGCCTACGACGTCCTCAGTGATCCCAAGAAAAGGGCGGTGTATGACCAGTATGGGGAAGAAG GTTTAAAAACTGGAGGCGGCTCATCAGGTAACACTGGCAACACCTTCCATTACACCTTCCACGGTGACCCCCACGCGACCTTCGCCTCCTTCTTCGGAGGATCCAATCCTTTCGACATCTTCTTCGGTTCAAACCGCACCCGCATGGCCAACGGCTTTGACCACGAAGATATGGACATCGATGATGATGAAGACGACCCCTTCGGCGGCTTTAGCCGCTTTGGCTTCAACGGCGTGAACGGTTTCCACCGGCGGCATCAGGACCAGATACACACCCGCCGGAAAGTGCAGGACCCCCCGGTGATCCACGAGCTGAAAGTGTCTTTGGAAGAGATTTATCACGGCTGCACAAAGCGAATGAAGATCACGCGCAGGCGGCTAAACCCAGACGGTCGCACCGTGAGAACGGAGGACAAGATTCTAAATGTGGTCATCAAGAAAGGGTGGAAAGAGGGCACTAAAATCACTTTCCCAAAAGAGGGCGACGCCACTTCGGAAAACATCCCCGCAGACATTGTGTTCCTTTTGAAAGACAAACCTCACGCACATTTCAAGAGAGATGGGTCAAACATTGTGTACACTGCCAAGATCACACTAAAAGAG GCTCTTTGTGGCTGCACCGTCAACATTCCCACCATCGATGGGCGAGTCATCCCACTGCCTTGCAACGATGTCATAAAACCTGGCACGGTGAAGCGCCTGCGGGGCGAAGGACTGCCGTTTCCGAAAGTCCCCAACCAACGAGGTGATTTAATAGTGGAGTTTCAGGTGCGCTTCCCCGACAGAATACCCCAACCTACCCGCGAACTGCTCAAACAACACCTACCCTGCTCGTAG
- the DNAJB5 gene encoding dnaJ homolog subfamily B member 5 isoform X2 encodes MGKDYYKILGIPSGANEDEIKKAYRKMALKYHPDKNKDANAEDKFKEIAEAYDVLSDPKKRAVYDQYGEEGLKTGGGSSGNTGNTFHYTFHGDPHATFASFFGGSNPFDIFFGSNRTRMANGFDHEDMDIDDDEDDPFGGFSRFGFNGVNGFHRRHQDQIHTRRKVQDPPVIHELKVSLEEIYHGCTKRMKITRRRLNPDGRTVRTEDKILNVVIKKGWKEGTKITFPKEGDATSENIPADIVFLLKDKPHAHFKRDGSNIVYTAKITLKEALCGCTVNIPTIDGRVIPLPCNDVIKPGTVKRLRGEGLPFPKVPNQRGDLIVEFQVRFPDRIPQPTRELLKQHLPCS; translated from the exons ATGGGGAAAGACTATTACAAGATTTTGGGCATCCCTTCCGGAGCCAACGAGGATGAGATCAAGAAGGCCTATCGCAAAATGGCACTGAAATACCACCCTGACAAGAACAAGGACGCCAACGCCGAGGACAAGTTTAAGGAGATCGCAGAGGCCTACGACGTCCTCAGTGATCCCAAGAAAAGGGCGGTGTATGACCAGTATGGGGAAGAAG GTTTAAAAACTGGAGGCGGCTCATCAGGTAACACTGGCAACACCTTCCATTACACCTTCCACGGTGACCCCCACGCGACCTTCGCCTCCTTCTTCGGAGGATCCAATCCTTTCGACATCTTCTTCGGTTCAAACCGCACCCGCATGGCCAACGGCTTTGACCACGAAGATATGGACATCGATGATGATGAAGACGACCCCTTCGGCGGCTTTAGCCGCTTTGGCTTCAACGGCGTGAACGGTTTCCACCGGCGGCATCAGGACCAGATACACACCCGCCGGAAAGTGCAGGACCCCCCGGTGATCCACGAGCTGAAAGTGTCTTTGGAAGAGATTTATCACGGCTGCACAAAGCGAATGAAGATCACGCGCAGGCGGCTAAACCCAGACGGTCGCACCGTGAGAACGGAGGACAAGATTCTAAATGTGGTCATCAAGAAAGGGTGGAAAGAGGGCACTAAAATCACTTTCCCAAAAGAGGGCGACGCCACTTCGGAAAACATCCCCGCAGACATTGTGTTCCTTTTGAAAGACAAACCTCACGCACATTTCAAGAGAGATGGGTCAAACATTGTGTACACTGCCAAGATCACACTAAAAGAG GCTCTTTGTGGCTGCACCGTCAACATTCCCACCATCGATGGGCGAGTCATCCCACTGCCTTGCAACGATGTCATAAAACCTGGCACGGTGAAGCGCCTGCGGGGCGAAGGACTGCCGTTTCCGAAAGTCCCCAACCAACGAGGTGATTTAATAGTGGAGTTTCAGGTGCGCTTCCCCGACAGAATACCCCAACCTACCCGCGAACTGCTCAAACAACACCTACCCTGCTCGTAG